DNA sequence from the Deltaproteobacteria bacterium genome:
CCTGGGCTGCGTGCGGTACCCCCGACGATGGCGCGTGGCAGCCGGGCGAGACGCCGCAGGCGAGCGGCACGGTGTCCGGCGTGGCCAAGCTCCCGCGTAACCCGAAGGAGGTTACGACCGAGGTGGACCCGGTGCCGGGAGGCGGCGGTGTCCGGTTCGCGTGCGAGCTCCCCTCGGGTCCCGGCTACCCGTACCTGCTCGAGCCAGGCGCCGACGTCCCGTTCCGCGGCTCGTCCAACGGCACCACCTTCTGCCTCGGGGAGTCGGCGGACGCCGGGCAGGAGTTCTGCCTCTGGGTCACGCGGCTCGAGGCGCGGCAGCGTGCCATCGCCGAGTGCCACAAGACGGTGGTGAGGGCGCTGAACGAGGCCGGGCTCGACGCGGTGAGCGGTTCCGCCGAGCGCTGGGCGGAGGTCAAGCGCGGGTACGTGCCTCAGGCCTGGGCCGTGCCGGCCGAGGAGATCGGCCTCGACCTCGGTTTCTACTCGGGAGCCGTGGCCCTGATGATGAACGGCGGGAGCTCGCTGCAGGCCCCGTCCACCCCGTTCTGCTTCCAGAAGAACGTCGGCGCCGAGGTGGGCGAGGCCAAGGCCGAGCTTCTGCGGCGCCTCTACGACCTCTGGCGCGACCACGAGACGAAGGAGAAGGCCACCCTCGTGGCGCTGCAGCGGGGCGTGGACGTGCCCGCGCAGGACGGAGTGGCGGGCGTGAAGATGTCCGTCCGGTTCGTGGAGGTCGGCCCGTCCGAGCTCCCCGTGAAGCGCTCCTGCTCCTTCTTCATCCCGCCGCTTCTCTACTAGTCCTCGTTCGTCTCCTTCGCACCCCGCCGAGCTACTTCCCCGCACGGTACGCCAGGGCAGCTGCTCCCCCCACGAGCGCGAGAGCCAGCAGCCCCGCGAGCAAGGCCGGCCACCGCCGCGGACCGGCCGCGCTCCGCGCCTCGAGCGTGGGGAGCAGGTAGCTGAGCGCGAGGCCCGCGAGAATCCCTCCCACGTGGGCCGCGTGGTCCACCGACCCGGTACCGACGACGAGTCCGTAGAAGGCGACGAGGGTGGCGAGGACGTGCCAGGGTCGGAAGCGCGAGTGGTCGTCTCCGCCGAGGAGCTGCCGGAGCCGGAGGCCTGCCACCAGCCCGAGGAGTCCGAGCACCGCTCCCGAGGCGCCGGCCTTGATGGCGGGACCCGGGGAGACCACGAAGCTGACCCAGTTTCCCGCCACGCCGCAGAGCACGTAGGCCGCGAAGCCGTAGCCTACGCCGAAGGCGCGCAGCGCGAGCGCGCCGAGGACCCCCAGGCTGACGGTGTTGCCCACGAGGTGCGTCGCGCCGATGTGCAGGAAGACGGCGGTCACGGTTCGCCACCACTGCCCCTCGCGCAGGAGCTGGGCCTGACTGGCCCCGAAGCGCAGCAGCACGCGATGCGCCTCGGAGCCTCCGGCGCGCTCCATCAGGGAGAAGACCCCGAGATTGACCAGCATGAGGCCGACGACCCAGTAGAACCCCGGGCGCGGGACCTCCGGCGGCGGACGGTCGCGCAGCGCGCGCAGGCGCTGTTCCGTGCGCTCCTCGTCGAGAATCCGCTGGGCCTCGGCGAGCCGTTCGGTCGGCACGTGGACGGCCCAGCCGCGCGACGCGTCGGGATCCACGAGGACGAGCGGCAGGACCCGCGCGTCGATGGCCTGACTCGTCAGCACGAGTCGCAGCTCCTCGGCCTCCCGTCGCGTCGGCGGGCGACAGAGCTCCACGAAGGCCGCGTCGCTCACGGGTAGGCGCGGATCATCTCGAGGTATCGCTCCTCGACGGCCGGTGCCGAGCGTGCGAGCGCTAGCCGCTCCAGGCGGCACAGGAAGTCCAGGCGCACCGGCTCGCGCGTCACGCCGTAGACCGTCGGGACGGTTTCCGCCTCGCCTGTCAGGGTGCGCAGCCACCAGCGCCCCGACTCGAGGAGCCGGAGCGCACGGAAGCAGCGGTGGGCGGTGGACAGTCGTCCGAGGCGCGCCTCGTCTCCCACGCACGCCACGAAGGGGCGGCGCGCCTCGTCAAGGCGTGCCTCGAGCTCCTGCGCGCACACGGACACGGAGCCACAGCGGGGGCGGCACGGCGCGGTGCGAGGGATCGTGGCGGGGGGCGGACACCCCGCGGCGCCGAGAAGCAGGGCGACGACCATCGCCCGTGGTGCGTGTGCGGGGCGGGGAATCGGCGCGGGTCCTTTCCAACGACCTCGGGTTCTAGAACACCGATCGGTGTCCTAGATTCCGGTCGAGGCGGCGGGCTCGCCCTTGTCCTTCTTCTCGGACTTGTCCTTCTTCTCCGACGAGGACTCGGACTTGGACCTGGTTTCCTTGCCGCCGCCGCTCTTGCGCGCGTAATCGGTGACGTACCAGCCACCGCCCTTCAGGTGGAAGGAGCTGGCGGAGACGAGGCGCTCGACCTTGCGCTTGCCGCAGCTAGGGCACTTGCGCACGGGCTCGTCGCTCATCTTCTGCCACTCCTCGAAGTGGTGATCGCAGGCGTTGCAGCGGTACTCATAGATGGGCATGCGGGGAACCTCCACTGCTCGGAAAGGTAGGCGCTGGGCGGACTTTGTCAAGACGGACGGCGGCGGCTCCTCTCCGCCCGACCGGCGTCGTGAACCGATAGTACTTCAAGTCCTCGTAACTGGGTTGATTATTCGCGTGCCGGGCCGGCGGCGAGCCAGGCCTGGACGCGGGGTGGCAGAAGGGATCGCGCCTTCTCCTCGGGCAGGTTCGAGGGGAGGGCGGGAGTCCGTCCATCGTAGGTGTGCCAGAAGAGCACCGGCCCGTGGAGCGCTCCGCTCCGGGCGTGCCCGAGCAACGCGGCCATGGCTTTCGCCCCGTAGGTCGTATCCAGCGTCAACCCCTCCAGCTCGAGGAGCTGGCGTTGCGCGTCGAGGCCCGCGGGGGTCACGCGCCCGTAGCCCCCGCCGTAGAAGCCGTGGAGCACCGTCAGGGAAGGGAGCCGTCGCGGGACCTCTCCGCCGAGGCGGCGTGCCTCGCGGCCCAGGGCGCGGGCCAGGCGTCGCGTCCGCAGGCCGTTGGCGAGCAGCCGGTGCACCACCGCCACGGCCACGAGCTCCGGGCGGAGTCCGGCCAGGCCGAGCCCGACCAGCAAGCCCGCCGCAGTGCCCGAGCTCCCGAGGGGCAGGTAGATCCGCGAGGGGGGCGGCAGCTCGCCGCGGGCCACCTGCGCCCCGAGCTCGAGCCCCGCGGCGACGGTCCCGAGAGAGCCCCGCACCGAGGAGCCGCCGGGCCCGATGAGGAAGGGGCGTTCCGCGCCACGCCAGGCGCGAAGCAGCGTGAGCGGCAGGAGGACCGAACTAGGGCAGGGCCAGATCGTGGCCCCGAGCGCGGCCGCCCGCGAGACGTTCCGCGCCACGTTCGGCGTGACCGGCTGCGGCACGACCACCGCGTGCGCGGCGAGGCCCAGCTCGCGGGCGTAGTAGGCGGTGGCCACCACCTGGTTGGAGCCGACGCCCCCGACCACCACGACCGAACGGCAGCCGCGGCGCAGGGCCTGCGCGAGGAGCGGCTCGAGGTTACGCACCTTGTTCCCGCCGTACGCGGGTCCGCAGCGGTCCTCCCGTTTCAC
Encoded proteins:
- a CDS encoding rhomboid family intramembrane serine protease, producing the protein MSDAAFVELCRPPTRREAEELRLVLTSQAIDARVLPLVLVDPDASRGWAVHVPTERLAEAQRILDEERTEQRLRALRDRPPPEVPRPGFYWVVGLMLVNLGVFSLMERAGGSEAHRVLLRFGASQAQLLREGQWWRTVTAVFLHIGATHLVGNTVSLGVLGALALRAFGVGYGFAAYVLCGVAGNWVSFVVSPGPAIKAGASGAVLGLLGLVAGLRLRQLLGGDDHSRFRPWHVLATLVAFYGLVVGTGSVDHAAHVGGILAGLALSYLLPTLEARSAAGPRRWPALLAGLLALALVGGAAALAYRAGK
- a CDS encoding zinc ribbon domain-containing protein, with translation MPIYEYRCNACDHHFEEWQKMSDEPVRKCPSCGKRKVERLVSASSFHLKGGGWYVTDYARKSGGGKETRSKSESSSEKKDKSEKKDKGEPAASTGI
- a CDS encoding pyridoxal-phosphate dependent enzyme; the encoded protein is MDEAARALTRPPEALLQRLPRLADEVPWLPLGAWPTPVERLLRLGAELGLELWVKREDRCGPAYGGNKVRNLEPLLAQALRRGCRSVVVVGGVGSNQVVATAYYARELGLAAHAVVVPQPVTPNVARNVSRAAALGATIWPCPSSVLLPLTLLRAWRGAERPFLIGPGGSSVRGSLGTVAAGLELGAQVARGELPPPSRIYLPLGSSGTAAGLLVGLGLAGLRPELVAVAVVHRLLANGLRTRRLARALGREARRLGGEVPRRLPSLTVLHGFYGGGYGRVTPAGLDAQRQLLELEGLTLDTTYGAKAMAALLGHARSGALHGPVLFWHTYDGRTPALPSNLPEEKARSLLPPRVQAWLAAGPARE